A stretch of Nitrososphaerota archaeon DNA encodes these proteins:
- a CDS encoding M24 family metallopeptidase — protein MKVRRKTLLHHAQKIGCDTLVCFDPENLFYLTGFWGEAIGVLEKNGDTSIIAPELEVGRAKDDAIDCDVITSERGMGLLSTLLKKINGKKVCTDCQNYDTMELLKKSIPKIKHSTEPFYRAREIKDESEIVVLRKASKILDDMYELCTKKIVKGLRESELQAKLMAFAMEQDMFATGYRSTLNPLIIAGGPNGALPHAQVTGRKFASGDLIVIDLTLRYKGYVSDATRTFGLGKVSDQAKEVYEIVKESQKLGLQAVKPNVSCKSIDDACREHINLNSYGKYFIHSTGHGIGLEVHEFPTISQKSTTILKKNMVITVEPGIYIPNRFGVRIEDSVIVQQKPINMHKFTKELIIL, from the coding sequence TATTACACCATGCGCAGAAAATCGGCTGTGATACCCTTGTTTGCTTTGATCCAGAAAATCTGTTTTATCTGACTGGATTTTGGGGTGAGGCAATCGGGGTTTTAGAAAAAAACGGTGACACCTCCATAATTGCACCGGAATTAGAAGTGGGTCGCGCAAAGGACGACGCCATTGATTGTGATGTTATAACATCAGAGCGTGGAATGGGTTTGTTATCTACTCTACTCAAAAAAATCAATGGCAAAAAGGTCTGCACCGACTGCCAAAATTATGATACAATGGAATTACTCAAAAAATCTATACCAAAAATAAAGCATTCTACTGAACCTTTCTATCGAGCCCGCGAAATAAAGGATGAATCCGAGATAGTAGTTCTCAGAAAAGCATCCAAAATTCTAGACGACATGTATGAGCTTTGTACTAAAAAAATAGTAAAAGGATTACGCGAGTCTGAGTTGCAGGCAAAACTAATGGCGTTTGCAATGGAGCAGGACATGTTTGCAACTGGCTATCGCTCTACTCTGAATCCACTTATTATTGCTGGCGGCCCTAATGGCGCATTGCCGCACGCCCAAGTTACAGGAAGAAAATTTGCAAGTGGTGATCTCATAGTAATTGATCTTACGCTGCGATACAAGGGCTATGTCAGCGACGCCACAAGAACATTTGGCCTAGGCAAGGTCTCAGACCAGGCAAAAGAAGTCTATGAAATTGTAAAAGAATCGCAAAAACTTGGCCTGCAAGCTGTAAAACCCAATGTTTCATGCAAAAGCATTGACGATGCATGTAGGGAACACATCAACCTGAACAGCTATGGAAAATATTTCATACACTCAACAGGCCATGGGATCGGTCTTGAGGTCCACGAGTTTCCAACTATTTCTCAAAAAAGTACCACTATTCTGAAAAAAAACATGGTAATCACAGTAGAGCCGGGAATCTACATTCCAAATAGGTTTGGCGTACGAATCGAAGACTCTGTGATTGTGCAGCAAAAACCGATTAACATGCACAAGTTCACAAAAGAACTGATTATCCTGTAG